The following are encoded together in the Pseudomonas sediminis genome:
- a CDS encoding CitMHS family transporter, whose translation MLTLIGLLTICSLVVLLLIGRMSPVLPLIVVPLLGALAAGFGPEAISGFFTDGIGRVTAIATMFVFAITFFGVLQDTGLFRPLINGMVRLTRGNVIAVTVATAVIGMLAHLDGAGATTFLLTVPALLPLYKQLRMSPYLMLLLLAIGAGIFNMLPWAGPLGRASAVTGIEVTELWRPLIAVQGIGVVLLVALAALLGWREQRRIAAGRSGDEGVLVETSTDLHEPSAEERELERPRLLWANAALFLAVLVSLFSGVLPAGYIFMIGLCLALLINYPGGKAQMQRISAHAPAALSMGMIILAAGSMLGIFTGTGMLTSIAQDLARVLPAPLVGQMHIVLGLFGLPMELMLSTDAYYFGLLPVTLEVVGAQGVEPASVVYALTIGNIIGTFISPFSPALWLALGLAGLDLGRHIRYSLWWMWGFSLVLFGAAWVLGLF comes from the coding sequence TTGTTGACCTTGATTGGCCTGTTGACCATCTGCAGCCTGGTTGTGCTGCTGCTTATCGGGCGCATGTCGCCTGTTCTGCCATTGATCGTGGTGCCGCTTTTGGGCGCTCTGGCCGCGGGCTTTGGCCCAGAGGCGATTTCCGGTTTCTTCACCGATGGCATCGGCCGCGTGACGGCGATTGCCACTATGTTCGTGTTTGCCATCACCTTTTTCGGCGTGCTGCAGGACACAGGCCTGTTTAGGCCCCTGATCAATGGCATGGTGCGCCTGACCCGCGGCAACGTGATCGCGGTAACCGTCGCCACGGCGGTGATCGGCATGTTGGCGCACCTCGACGGCGCTGGTGCCACCACCTTCCTGCTTACCGTTCCCGCCTTGCTGCCGCTGTACAAGCAGTTGCGCATGAGCCCGTACCTGATGCTGCTGTTGCTGGCGATCGGCGCCGGTATCTTCAACATGTTGCCCTGGGCCGGGCCGCTGGGCCGTGCCTCGGCCGTGACCGGCATCGAGGTTACCGAACTGTGGCGTCCACTGATTGCCGTGCAGGGCATCGGTGTGGTGCTGCTGGTGGCCCTGGCGGCGCTGCTGGGCTGGCGTGAGCAACGTCGCATCGCCGCCGGCAGGAGCGGGGATGAAGGTGTACTGGTGGAAACCAGTACTGACTTGCATGAGCCAAGCGCCGAGGAGCGCGAGTTGGAGCGCCCGCGCCTGCTCTGGGCCAACGCCGCACTGTTCCTGGCGGTGCTGGTATCGCTGTTCTCAGGCGTGCTGCCGGCCGGCTACATCTTCATGATCGGCCTGTGCCTGGCGCTGCTGATCAACTACCCGGGCGGCAAGGCGCAGATGCAGCGTATCTCGGCGCATGCCCCGGCTGCCCTGAGCATGGGCATGATCATCCTGGCGGCTGGCTCGATGCTCGGCATCTTCACCGGCACCGGCATGCTCACCTCCATCGCCCAGGACCTGGCGCGTGTGCTACCGGCACCGCTGGTAGGGCAGATGCACATTGTGCTGGGCCTGTTCGGTCTGCCAATGGAGCTGATGCTGAGCACCGACGCCTACTACTTCGGCCTGCTGCCGGTAACGCTGGAAGTGGTCGGTGCCCAGGGCGTCGAGCCGGCCAGCGTGGTTTATGCGCTGACCATCGGTAACATCATCGGCACCTTCATCAGTCCGTTCTCGCCGGCGCTGTGGCTGGCACTGGGTCTGGCCGGGCTGGATCTGGGCCGGCACATCCGCTACTCGCTGTGGTGG
- a CDS encoding DUF3087 domain-containing protein, with the protein MFEIQAIDPAHYRQQTRRSTAVIAVIFVALAMLCATLSTQVFGTPGGDNFKWNLLGVVVGLGLTIVLVRQQLWPRPFMAPAVYGWRLKRSLMRVTNVMHHVKAGVTQGDDSAMKLLRFYHLGVTQMHQLDGNSSELSQMVREIDSHREAMEQQGLDIEQTRLDLTWLERVKAFKAA; encoded by the coding sequence ATGTTCGAAATTCAAGCCATTGATCCAGCCCATTACCGCCAGCAGACCCGGCGCAGTACTGCGGTTATCGCGGTCATCTTCGTGGCGCTGGCCATGCTTTGCGCCACGCTGAGTACGCAGGTGTTCGGCACGCCCGGTGGTGACAACTTCAAGTGGAACCTGCTGGGTGTGGTGGTGGGGCTCGGCCTGACCATCGTCCTGGTGCGTCAGCAACTCTGGCCGCGGCCGTTCATGGCGCCTGCCGTCTACGGCTGGCGGCTCAAGCGCAGTCTGATGCGCGTCACCAACGTCATGCATCACGTCAAGGCTGGCGTGACGCAGGGCGATGACAGCGCGATGAAACTGCTGCGCTTTTACCACCTGGGGGTGACCCAGATGCATCAGCTCGATGGCAATTCCAGCGAGCTGAGCCAGATGGTGCGCGAGATCGACAGCCATCGTGAGGCGATGGAGCAGCAGGGACTGGATATCGAGCAGACGCGGCTCGACCTGACCTGGCTGGAGCGAGTGAAGGCGTTCAAAGCGGCCTGA
- the grxC gene encoding glutaredoxin 3 translates to MQAVTLYTTAYCPYCINAKALLTRKGVTYEEIDVSRAPERMAEMLQRSKRRSVPQIFIGERHVGGFDDLAALERGGKLDALLQA, encoded by the coding sequence ATGCAAGCCGTCACTCTTTACACCACCGCGTACTGCCCTTACTGCATCAACGCCAAGGCGCTGCTGACACGCAAAGGCGTGACCTACGAGGAAATCGACGTGAGTCGCGCGCCCGAGCGGATGGCGGAGATGCTACAGCGCAGCAAGCGCCGCAGCGTGCCGCAGATCTTCATCGGCGAACGCCACGTCGGCGGCTTCGATGACCTCGCCGCACTGGAGCGCGGCGGCAAGCTGGATGCGTTACTGCAGGCCTGA
- a CDS encoding alpha/beta hydrolase, producing MRLPRMRNVMAWTLVVLLLIVVALLGIRIAGLSSLPELEPWHRLVPQELEVSELDEGDWQTYVSAEAALFERLQRELIEPVTASGTAAYSRYASNSPVYSGSLPRDWNRSFILSPPGPARGVVVLLHGLTDSPYSLRHIAQHLSEQGLLAVVPRMPGHGTVPAALTAAHWEQWLATTRLAVREARRQVPDGPLYMVGYSNGGALALRYSLAALEDERLAMPQRLVLISPMIGVTSYARYAGLAALPAVLPAFAKSAWMNVLPEFNPFKYNSFPVYAARQTYELTHEVQSAFDVAEADGRLSRLPPVLAFQSLADSTVSTPAVVRQLFERLPANGSELVVFDINRSQAASSLLRTDMSGLLEQLLPPAERDYDLTVVGVAPEQGRAVEARRIAAGSQQVQRVSLGVDYPRQLFSLSHVALPFPPSDPLYGSDPAPGEDYGVALGTLAPRGEHGVLLVGLDSLQRATSNPFYDYLLQRIDEDLR from the coding sequence ATGCGTTTACCGCGCATGCGCAACGTGATGGCCTGGACGCTGGTAGTGCTGTTGTTGATCGTGGTGGCCTTGCTCGGCATTCGTATCGCCGGACTATCGTCGTTGCCCGAACTGGAACCCTGGCACCGCCTGGTACCACAGGAGCTGGAGGTCAGCGAGCTGGACGAGGGCGACTGGCAGACCTACGTATCTGCCGAGGCGGCCCTGTTCGAGCGCCTGCAACGTGAGCTGATCGAGCCGGTCACGGCCTCCGGCACGGCGGCCTATAGTCGTTATGCCAGCAACAGCCCGGTCTACTCCGGCAGTTTGCCGCGTGACTGGAACCGCTCCTTCATCCTGTCGCCGCCAGGCCCGGCGCGAGGTGTGGTGGTGTTGCTGCACGGCCTGACCGACTCGCCCTACAGCCTTCGCCACATCGCCCAGCACCTGAGCGAGCAGGGCCTGCTCGCCGTGGTGCCGCGCATGCCTGGTCATGGCACGGTTCCGGCGGCGCTTACCGCTGCGCATTGGGAGCAATGGCTGGCTACCACGCGTCTGGCTGTACGCGAAGCGCGGCGCCAGGTGCCGGACGGGCCGCTGTATATGGTTGGCTATTCCAATGGCGGGGCGTTGGCGCTGCGCTACAGCCTGGCGGCGTTGGAAGATGAGCGCCTAGCCATGCCGCAACGCCTGGTGCTGATTTCGCCGATGATCGGCGTCACCAGCTACGCCCGTTACGCCGGGCTGGCGGCCCTACCCGCGGTGCTGCCGGCGTTCGCCAAGTCGGCCTGGATGAACGTGCTGCCGGAGTTCAACCCGTTCAAGTACAACTCCTTCCCGGTGTATGCGGCGCGGCAGACCTATGAGCTGACCCATGAGGTGCAGAGCGCCTTCGACGTTGCCGAGGCCGATGGCCGTCTGTCACGGCTGCCGCCGGTGCTGGCCTTCCAGTCGCTGGCTGACAGTACGGTGAGTACGCCGGCCGTTGTGCGCCAGCTGTTCGAGCGCCTGCCGGCCAATGGCAGCGAGTTGGTGGTGTTCGATATCAATCGCTCGCAGGCAGCCAGTTCGCTGTTGCGCACGGACATGAGCGGGTTGCTGGAGCAGTTACTGCCACCGGCCGAGCGTGACTACGACCTCACCGTGGTTGGCGTGGCGCCGGAGCAGGGGCGTGCGGTGGAAGCCCGGCGCATCGCTGCAGGTAGCCAGCAGGTGCAGCGCGTGTCGTTGGGGGTGGATTACCCGCGCCAGCTGTTCTCGCTGTCGCACGTGGCTTTGCCGTTCCCGCCGAGCGATCCGCTGTATGGCAGTGATCCTGCACCGGGCGAAGACTATGGCGTGGCGCTGGGTACGCTGGCGCCGCGCGGTGAGCACGGCGTGCTGCTGGTGGGGCTGGACAGTCTGCAGCGGGCGACGTCCAACCCCTTCTACGATTACCTGCTGCAGCGTATCGACGAGGATCTGCGCTGA
- a CDS encoding metalloregulator ArsR/SmtB family transcription factor, translating to MSEHLSPPALFKSLADETRARAVLLIAEQGELCVCELVCALGDSQPKISRHLAQLRNSGLLQDRRQGQWVYYRLAPDLPQWVRDVLATTLAANRTWLEQDTSRLANMGDRPTRLATCC from the coding sequence ATGTCCGAGCACCTTTCCCCGCCCGCGCTGTTCAAATCCCTGGCCGATGAAACCCGCGCCCGCGCCGTACTGCTGATCGCCGAGCAAGGCGAGCTGTGCGTGTGCGAGCTGGTCTGCGCGCTGGGCGACAGCCAGCCGAAGATCTCCCGCCATCTGGCACAACTGCGCAACAGCGGCCTGCTGCAGGATCGTCGCCAGGGCCAGTGGGTCTACTACCGCCTGGCGCCCGATCTGCCGCAATGGGTGCGCGACGTGCTGGCCACTACCCTGGCCGCCAACCGCACCTGGCTGGAGCAGGACACCAGCCGCCTCGCCAACATGGGCGACCGCCCTACCCGCCTCGCCACCTGCTGCTAA
- a CDS encoding arsenic transporter, translating into MLIAVAIFLFTLILVIWQPRGLGVGWSASLGAVLALAAGVVSFADIPTVWDIVWNATATFIAVIIISLLLDEAGFFEWAALHVARWANGSGARLFAFSILLGAAVSALFANDGAALILTPIVISMLLALRFSPTSTLAFVMAAGFVADTASLPLVVSNLVNIVSADYFDIGFGAYAAVMVPVNLVSVAATLLVLWLFFRRDLPARYEVAALQAPSQAVRDLSTFKVGWAVLLALLVGLFALEPLGIPISAVAAACAALLLAVAAHGKRIATGKVLREAPWQVVIFSLGMYLVVYGLSNAGLTAELTRLLDTFAGYGIWGAALGTGLLSALLSSLMNNMPSVLIGALAIDASQASGAVREAMIYANVIGCDLGPKITPIGSLATLLWLHVLARKGIRVTWGYYFKVGIVLTLPVLLLTLSALALRLSL; encoded by the coding sequence ATGCTCATCGCCGTCGCCATCTTTCTGTTCACCCTGATTCTGGTCATCTGGCAGCCACGAGGCCTGGGCGTCGGCTGGAGCGCCTCGCTTGGCGCCGTGCTGGCCCTGGCCGCCGGCGTAGTCAGCTTCGCCGACATCCCCACTGTGTGGGACATCGTGTGGAACGCCACGGCGACCTTCATCGCCGTGATCATCATCAGCCTGCTGCTCGATGAGGCCGGCTTCTTCGAGTGGGCGGCGCTGCACGTGGCGCGCTGGGCCAATGGCAGCGGCGCGCGCCTGTTCGCCTTCAGCATCCTGCTTGGCGCGGCGGTGTCGGCGCTGTTCGCCAACGACGGCGCGGCGCTGATCCTCACCCCCATCGTGATTTCCATGTTGCTGGCGCTGCGCTTCTCGCCGACTTCGACCCTGGCCTTCGTCATGGCCGCCGGCTTTGTCGCCGACACCGCCAGCCTGCCGCTGGTGGTGTCGAACCTGGTCAACATCGTCTCGGCCGACTACTTCGACATCGGCTTCGGCGCCTACGCGGCGGTGATGGTGCCGGTGAACCTGGTCAGCGTCGCCGCCACCCTGCTGGTGCTGTGGCTGTTCTTCCGCCGCGACCTTCCGGCGCGCTACGAGGTGGCGGCGCTGCAGGCGCCGAGCCAGGCGGTCCGCGACCTCAGCACCTTCAAGGTCGGCTGGGCGGTGCTGCTGGCACTGCTGGTCGGGCTGTTCGCCCTGGAGCCGCTGGGCATCCCCATCAGCGCTGTGGCCGCAGCCTGCGCCGCGCTGCTACTCGCCGTCGCTGCCCATGGCAAACGCATCGCCACCGGCAAGGTGCTGCGCGAGGCGCCCTGGCAGGTGGTGATTTTCTCCCTCGGCATGTACCTGGTGGTGTACGGCCTGAGCAATGCCGGCCTGACCGCCGAACTGACGCGCCTGCTCGACACCTTCGCCGGCTATGGCATCTGGGGCGCGGCGCTGGGCACCGGCCTGCTCAGCGCGCTGCTGTCGTCCTTGATGAACAACATGCCCAGCGTGCTGATCGGCGCGCTGGCCATCGACGCCAGCCAGGCCAGCGGCGCGGTGCGCGAGGCGATGATCTACGCCAACGTGATCGGCTGCGACCTGGGGCCGAAGATAACCCCCATCGGCAGCCTGGCCACCCTGCTCTGGCTGCATGTACTGGCGCGCAAGGGCATCCGCGTGACCTGGGGTTACTACTTCAAGGTCGGCATCGTGCTCACCCTGCCGGTGCTGCTGCTCACCCTTTCGGCCCTGGCCCTGCGCCTGAGCCTCTGA
- a CDS encoding arsenate reductase ArsC, with product MKVLFMCTANSCRSILSEAMFNHLAPSEHQAVSSGNFPRGEVLPRTLVTLREAGITTEGLSSKGNDAFEGCPPDIVITVCDKAAGEACPVYFGPALKAHWGLEDPSHVEGDEASIDAAFHATLAHIERRCRAFLALPLADMSRDELQQALNHIGQE from the coding sequence ATGAAAGTCCTGTTCATGTGCACGGCCAATAGTTGCCGCAGCATCCTCTCCGAAGCCATGTTCAACCACCTGGCGCCCAGCGAACACCAGGCAGTGAGTTCCGGTAACTTCCCGCGCGGTGAGGTGCTGCCGCGTACTCTGGTCACCCTGCGCGAAGCCGGCATCACTACCGAGGGCCTGAGCAGCAAGGGCAACGACGCCTTCGAAGGCTGCCCGCCGGATATCGTCATCACCGTCTGCGACAAGGCGGCGGGCGAAGCCTGCCCGGTGTACTTCGGCCCGGCGTTGAAAGCCCACTGGGGCCTGGAAGATCCGTCCCACGTGGAAGGCGACGAGGCCAGCATCGACGCCGCCTTTCACGCCACCCTGGCGCATATCGAACGGCGCTGCCGCGCCTTCCTCGCCCTGCCCCTGGCGGACATGAGCCGCGACGAGCTGCAGCAAGCGCTCAACCATATCGGCCAGGAGTGA
- the cyoE gene encoding heme o synthase translates to MLALLKQYLNLAKPGIVFGNLISVTGGFFLASRGDVNLALYLATALGVSLVIASGCVFNNYIDRDIDQKMERTRNRVLAQGLVSPAHAIVYACVLGVAGVALLYAASNTLAVMLVLMGFVVYVGLYSLWLKRGSVYGTLVGSLSGAAPPVVGYCAVSNEFDTGAAILLLIFSLWQMPHSYAIAIFRFNDYQAANIPVLPVIKGISAAKRHIVLYIAAFVVATLMLTLSGYAGYSYFVVAALSGAYWLWMGVSGYKAADDRVWARKLFTFSIISITMLSVMMSVDFISSPEQVLVASINHLCSQFADSAQGICAVVAGI, encoded by the coding sequence ATGCTGGCCCTCCTGAAGCAGTACCTCAACCTCGCCAAACCGGGCATCGTCTTCGGAAATCTGATTTCCGTTACTGGCGGTTTCTTCCTGGCTTCGCGTGGCGATGTGAACCTGGCGTTGTACCTGGCAACGGCGCTGGGGGTTTCGCTGGTGATTGCCTCAGGCTGCGTGTTCAACAACTACATCGATAGGGATATCGACCAGAAGATGGAACGAACCCGTAACCGGGTTCTGGCGCAGGGGCTGGTTTCCCCTGCGCACGCCATCGTCTATGCGTGCGTGCTCGGGGTGGCTGGCGTGGCGTTGCTGTATGCCGCGAGCAACACCCTGGCGGTGATGCTGGTGCTGATGGGCTTCGTGGTCTACGTCGGCTTGTACAGCCTGTGGCTCAAGCGTGGCTCGGTATACGGCACCCTGGTTGGCAGCCTGTCGGGGGCGGCACCGCCCGTGGTGGGTTACTGCGCGGTCAGTAACGAGTTCGATACTGGCGCGGCCATCCTGTTGTTGATCTTCAGCCTGTGGCAGATGCCGCATTCCTATGCCATCGCCATTTTCCGTTTCAATGACTACCAGGCCGCGAACATCCCGGTGCTGCCGGTGATCAAGGGCATCTCGGCGGCCAAGCGGCATATCGTGCTGTACATCGCCGCTTTCGTCGTCGCGACCCTGATGCTGACGCTCAGCGGCTATGCCGGCTACAGCTATTTCGTGGTCGCCGCGCTGAGCGGTGCCTACTGGCTGTGGATGGGCGTGTCGGGCTACAAGGCGGCGGATGATCGGGTGTGGGCACGCAAGCTGTTCACCTTCTCCATCATCAGCATCACCATGCTCAGCGTGATGATGTCGGTGGATTTCATCTCGTCGCCCGAACAGGTATTGGTGGCCTCCATCAATCACCTGTGCAGCCAGTTCGCCGATAGCGCGCAGGGCATCTGTGCGGTGGTTGCCGGTATCTGA
- the cyoD gene encoding cytochrome o ubiquinol oxidase subunit IV: protein MAHQDNHAAHASHVGFKDYLIGFILSVILTVIPFALVMHPEMLGLSRGVTLIAVVLFGLVQVIVHLVYFLHMKADAEGRWNIISMLFTVVIIALVVGLSVWIMWSMHYHMMIN from the coding sequence ATGGCTCACCAAGACAACCACGCTGCACATGCCAGCCACGTGGGGTTCAAGGATTACCTGATCGGTTTCATCCTGTCGGTGATCCTCACCGTGATCCCGTTCGCGCTGGTCATGCACCCTGAAATGCTGGGCCTGAGCCGTGGCGTTACCCTGATCGCGGTGGTGCTGTTCGGCCTCGTCCAGGTGATTGTCCACCTCGTGTACTTCCTGCACATGAAGGCCGATGCCGAAGGTCGCTGGAACATCATCTCGATGCTCTTCACCGTGGTGATCATTGCCCTCGTGGTCGGCCTGTCGGTCTGGATCATGTGGAGCATGCACTATCACATGATGATCAACTGA
- the cyoC gene encoding cytochrome o ubiquinol oxidase subunit III, with translation MTAYEPHYPHDAHGHGHEHHHDTSGIKLFGFWVYLMTDLLIFATVFATFAVLSNSFAGGPTAKEMLGGGLHLVLVETFALLFSSITYGMAMLATYRGDKAAVLRWLGVTFLLGATFIAIELYEFRHLIHEGAGPQVSAYWSAFFTLVGTHGLHVSAGLLWMLILMFQVGSRGLTDTNKTRVGLLSLFWHFLDVVWICVFTVVYLLGVL, from the coding sequence ATGACCGCTTACGAACCCCACTATCCACACGACGCTCATGGCCACGGCCATGAGCACCACCATGACACCAGTGGAATAAAGCTGTTCGGTTTTTGGGTTTACCTGATGACCGACCTGCTGATCTTCGCCACCGTCTTCGCCACCTTCGCGGTGCTGAGCAACTCCTTCGCTGGTGGCCCCACCGCGAAGGAAATGCTCGGTGGCGGCCTGCATCTGGTGCTGGTGGAAACCTTCGCGCTGCTGTTCTCCAGTATCACCTACGGCATGGCCATGCTGGCCACCTACCGCGGCGACAAGGCCGCGGTGCTGCGCTGGCTGGGCGTCACCTTCCTGCTCGGTGCGACCTTCATCGCCATCGAGCTGTACGAGTTCCGTCACCTGATCCACGAAGGTGCCGGGCCGCAGGTCAGCGCCTACTGGTCGGCGTTCTTCACCCTGGTCGGCACTCACGGTCTGCACGTCAGTGCCGGCCTGCTGTGGATGCTCATCCTGATGTTCCAGGTGGGCAGCCGTGGCCTGACCGACACGAACAAGACGCGGGTTGGTCTGCTCAGCCTGTTCTGGCACTTCCTCGACGTGGTCTGGATCTGCGTCTTTACCGTCGTCTATCTGCTGGGGGTGCTGTAA
- the cyoB gene encoding cytochrome o ubiquinol oxidase subunit I, translating into MFGKLTLDAIPYHEPIIMITLAIVALGGLGLFAAVTYFKKWGYLWSEWLTSVDHKKIGVMYILVALVMLVRGFADAIMMRTHLAMAHGDGQGYLPPEHYDQIFTAHGIIMLIFVAMPLVTGLMNIVVPLQIGARDVAFPYLNSLSFWLFVGGALLINLSLGLGEFAKTGWVAYPPLSGIQYSPGVGMDYYIWSMQLSGLGTTLTGVNFIATILKMRAPGMSLMKMPIFTWTILVTCVLICGAFPPLTATLAMLSLDRYLDFHFFTNELGGNPMMYANLFWVWGHPEVYILILPAFGVFSEVVATFARKTLFGYASMVWATVAIGILSFVVWLHHFFTMGSGASVNAFFGIMTAIIAIPTGVKIFTWLFTIFRGRLQLNAMTWMTLGFLVTFSIGGMTGVLMAVPAADFVLHNSLFLIAHFHNVIIGGAVFGYLAGIIYWFPKAFGFKLIDRFGRYSFWCWLVGFYFAFMPLYVLGFMGMTRRLNHFDNPDWVPWVQVAVVGAVLIGFGIIFTVVQFLTSYLKRKENRDVTGDPWDGRTLEWATSSPPPFYNFAVIPTADKIDAFYEAKKNGVELMPAPEHYEPIHMPKNTGNGLVVSTFVLAFGFAMIWHIWWLAIVGLVGAVVSFIVRSYDDDIDYYVQPEEIARIEQAHHQTKANAVVQA; encoded by the coding sequence ATGTTTGGAAAACTAACTCTGGACGCGATTCCGTACCACGAGCCAATCATCATGATCACCCTGGCCATCGTGGCGCTGGGCGGTCTGGGGCTGTTCGCGGCGGTGACCTACTTCAAGAAGTGGGGCTACCTGTGGAGCGAGTGGCTCACCTCGGTGGACCACAAGAAAATCGGCGTGATGTACATCCTCGTCGCGCTGGTCATGCTGGTGCGTGGCTTCGCCGACGCCATCATGATGCGCACCCACCTGGCGATGGCCCACGGTGACGGCCAGGGCTACCTGCCGCCCGAGCACTACGACCAGATCTTCACCGCGCACGGCATCATCATGCTGATCTTCGTGGCCATGCCACTGGTCACCGGCCTGATGAACATCGTCGTGCCGCTGCAGATCGGCGCACGTGACGTGGCCTTCCCCTACCTGAACTCGCTGAGCTTCTGGCTGTTCGTCGGCGGCGCGCTGCTGATCAACCTGTCGCTGGGCCTGGGCGAGTTCGCCAAGACCGGCTGGGTGGCTTATCCGCCGTTGTCAGGCATCCAGTACAGTCCCGGCGTGGGGATGGACTACTACATCTGGAGCATGCAGCTATCGGGCTTGGGCACGACGCTGACGGGGGTCAACTTCATCGCCACCATCCTCAAGATGCGTGCACCGGGCATGAGCCTGATGAAGATGCCGATCTTCACCTGGACCATCCTGGTGACCTGCGTGCTGATCTGCGGCGCCTTCCCTCCGCTGACCGCGACCCTGGCGATGCTGTCGCTGGACCGCTACCTGGATTTCCACTTCTTCACCAATGAACTGGGCGGCAACCCGATGATGTACGCCAACCTGTTCTGGGTCTGGGGTCACCCCGAGGTGTACATCCTGATCCTGCCGGCGTTCGGTGTGTTCTCGGAAGTGGTGGCGACCTTCGCGCGCAAGACCCTGTTCGGCTATGCCTCGATGGTCTGGGCGACCGTGGCCATCGGTATCCTGTCGTTCGTGGTGTGGCTGCACCACTTCTTCACCATGGGCTCCGGTGCCAGCGTCAATGCCTTCTTCGGCATCATGACGGCGATCATCGCGATCCCGACCGGGGTGAAGATCTTCACCTGGCTGTTCACCATCTTCCGTGGTCGCCTGCAACTCAACGCCATGACCTGGATGACCCTGGGCTTTCTGGTGACCTTCTCCATCGGCGGCATGACCGGTGTGCTAATGGCGGTACCGGCTGCCGACTTCGTGCTGCACAACAGCCTGTTCCTGATCGCGCACTTCCATAACGTGATCATCGGTGGTGCGGTATTCGGTTACCTGGCCGGCATCATCTACTGGTTCCCGAAGGCCTTCGGTTTCAAGCTGATCGATCGCTTCGGCCGCTACTCGTTCTGGTGCTGGCTGGTGGGCTTCTACTTCGCCTTCATGCCGCTGTACGTGCTGGGCTTCATGGGCATGACCCGTCGCCTCAACCACTTCGACAACCCGGACTGGGTGCCGTGGGTGCAGGTGGCCGTGGTCGGTGCGGTGCTGATCGGCTTCGGCATCATCTTCACCGTGGTGCAGTTCCTCACCAGCTACCTCAAGCGCAAGGAAAACCGCGACGTCACCGGCGACCCGTGGGATGGCCGCACGCTGGAGTGGGCGACGTCCTCGCCGCCACCGTTCTACAACTTTGCGGTGATTCCGACGGCCGACAAGATCGACGCCTTCTATGAGGCGAAGAAGAACGGCGTCGAGCTGATGCCCGCGCCCGAGCACTACGAGCCGATCCACATGCCGAAGAACACCGGTAACGGCCTGGTCGTCTCGACGTTCGTCCTGGCCTTCGGCTTCGCCATGATCTGGCACATCTGGTGGCTGGCCATCGTCGGCCTGGTCGGCGCCGTGGTCAGCTTCATCGTGCGTTCCTACGACGATGACATCGACTACTACGTGCAGCCCGAAGAGATCGCGCGGATCGAGCAGGCGCACCATCAAACCAAAGCAAACGCAGTCGTACAGGCATAA
- the cyoA gene encoding ubiquinol oxidase subunit II, producing MKEEKYHRCVRWLVMAIAFSALGGCDWALFNSKGQIGVEQGNLILISIGLMLIVVVPVIIMTFLFGWRYRESNEKATYMPDWAHSHKIELVVWGVPLIIVAVLAVIIWQTSHSLDPYRPIESDKPALNIEVVSLDWKWLFIYPDQGVAVVNELVIPEKTPVTFHITSDTVMNALSIPQLGGMIYAMGGQRTQLNLIANEQGEFFGQSGNFSGEGFSAMRFTTHSVSDDEFAQWVDKVKQSPEVMDFTAFKQVGEPGEMVHHRYPIYPIRYFGQVEANLFNKVIGQYVTLKDSHSTAMHEAAEVQE from the coding sequence ATGAAAGAAGAGAAATACCATCGTTGTGTGCGCTGGCTGGTGATGGCGATTGCCTTCTCGGCGCTCGGTGGATGTGACTGGGCACTGTTCAACTCGAAAGGGCAGATCGGTGTCGAGCAGGGCAATCTGATCCTGATCTCCATCGGACTCATGCTGATCGTGGTGGTACCCGTGATCATCATGACCTTCCTGTTTGGCTGGCGTTATCGCGAGTCGAACGAGAAGGCCACCTACATGCCCGACTGGGCACATTCGCACAAGATCGAGCTGGTCGTCTGGGGCGTTCCCCTGATCATCGTCGCCGTTCTGGCGGTCATCATTTGGCAAACCTCGCACTCGCTCGACCCCTATCGTCCGATCGAATCGGACAAGCCGGCGCTGAACATCGAAGTCGTCTCGCTCGACTGGAAATGGCTGTTCATCTACCCGGACCAGGGCGTGGCCGTGGTCAATGAGCTGGTGATCCCGGAGAAGACCCCGGTGACCTTCCACATCACCTCCGACACGGTGATGAACGCGCTGTCGATCCCGCAGCTCGGCGGGATGATCTACGCCATGGGCGGCCAGCGCACTCAGCTCAACCTGATCGCCAATGAGCAGGGTGAGTTCTTCGGCCAGTCCGGCAACTTCAGCGGCGAAGGCTTCTCGGCCATGCGCTTCACCACTCACTCGGTCAGCGACGACGAGTTTGCGCAGTGGGTCGACAAGGTCAAGCAGTCGCCTGAGGTCATGGACTTCACCGCCTTCAAGCAGGTGGGCGAGCCTGGCGAGATGGTCCATCACCGTTACCCGATCTACCCGATCCGTTACTTCGGCCAGGTCGAGGCGAACCTGTTCAACAAGGTGATCGGGCAGTACGTGACCCTGAAAGATTCCCACAGCACGGCCATGCACGAAGCAGCGGAGGTGCAGGAGTGA